A genomic window from Flavobacterium johnsoniae includes:
- a CDS encoding efflux RND transporter periplasmic adaptor subunit has product MSIYKNKFLLCTLALFVLVSCGDKSKKNSDNVKTVPVYKVTLKDTIVSSKFVADVHAKNNVEIHVRIPGLLDKVYVSEGQKVKKGQILFKISDVELQIQLLKAEAVYKSAKADLRIATVELEQAQTLFNKKVIADKELELSKAKYEAASAKVAHAVAEKKAINQQISFTTIRAPFDGTVDRIPFKEGSLIENGSLLTTVSQLDDVYAYFSIPENTYFQMMEDKTLNTHGDIKLILPNGLVYDQKGELRTADGEIDRETGSIQYKAKFHNPQGFIKHGTSGKLIISEPKTNAILIPQKAVFSIQDKQYVFLVKKDGVVKMTNVTIESTLDDVYILNEGLKRDDLIVEEGTQSLRDGDKINMKQM; this is encoded by the coding sequence ATGAGCATTTATAAAAATAAATTCCTTTTATGCACTTTGGCTTTATTTGTTTTAGTCTCGTGCGGAGATAAATCTAAAAAGAATTCCGACAACGTAAAAACAGTTCCTGTTTATAAAGTTACCTTAAAAGACACTATAGTTTCGAGCAAATTTGTTGCCGATGTACATGCAAAAAACAATGTAGAAATTCACGTTCGTATTCCAGGTTTACTGGATAAAGTTTACGTGAGCGAAGGACAAAAAGTAAAAAAAGGACAAATCCTTTTTAAAATAAGTGATGTTGAACTTCAGATTCAACTGTTAAAAGCCGAGGCCGTTTACAAAAGTGCCAAAGCCGATTTAAGAATTGCAACCGTAGAATTGGAACAAGCGCAAACATTATTCAATAAAAAAGTAATTGCAGACAAAGAATTAGAATTATCTAAAGCAAAATACGAAGCCGCTTCCGCGAAAGTTGCGCACGCCGTTGCAGAAAAAAAAGCAATAAACCAACAAATTAGTTTTACCACAATCCGCGCGCCATTTGACGGAACAGTTGATAGAATTCCGTTTAAAGAAGGAAGTTTAATTGAAAACGGTTCATTGTTAACTACTGTTTCTCAGTTAGATGACGTTTATGCGTATTTCTCCATTCCTGAGAATACGTATTTCCAGATGATGGAAGACAAAACCTTAAACACCCATGGTGATATCAAATTAATATTACCAAACGGACTAGTTTATGACCAAAAAGGAGAATTAAGAACCGCCGACGGAGAAATCGACAGAGAAACTGGTTCTATTCAATACAAAGCAAAATTTCACAATCCGCAGGGTTTTATCAAACACGGAACTTCTGGAAAATTAATTATTTCAGAGCCTAAAACCAATGCAATATTAATTCCGCAAAAAGCAGTTTTTTCTATTCAGGACAAACAATATGTATTTCTGGTAAAAAAAGATGGAGTAGTTAAAATGACGAATGTTACAATCGAAAGCACACTTGATGATGTTTACATTCTAAATGAAGGTCTAAAAAGAGACGACCTGATTGTAGAAGAAGGCACACAATCGTTGAGAGATGGCGATAAAATCAACATGAAACAAATGTAG
- a CDS encoding nuclear transport factor 2 family protein, whose product MSNQFEHVIEKAYNAFNERNIDNCLSTMQEDVQWSKAWEGGYISGHDEIRQYWTRQWTEINPKVKPVGFDERENGSLEVKVHQNVKDLQGNLMFDGFVKHVYTFENGLIKTMDIELMEN is encoded by the coding sequence ATGTCAAATCAATTCGAACACGTAATAGAAAAAGCTTACAATGCTTTTAACGAAAGAAATATCGACAATTGTCTATCAACCATGCAGGAAGATGTACAATGGTCAAAAGCTTGGGAAGGCGGTTATATAAGCGGTCACGATGAAATCCGTCAATATTGGACAAGACAATGGACTGAAATTAATCCGAAAGTAAAGCCTGTTGGTTTTGATGAAAGAGAAAATGGAAGCTTGGAAGTAAAAGTGCATCAAAACGTAAAAGATCTGCAAGGCAATTTGATGTTTGATGGATTCGTAAAACACGTTTATACTTTTGAAAATGGGTTGATTAAAACCATGGATATTGAGTTGATGGAGAATTAA
- the gndA gene encoding NADP-dependent phosphogluconate dehydrogenase, giving the protein MNKFDFGIVGLGVMGRNLLLNIASHNFAAAGLDLDTEKVNSLQQEADADHTIEATTDVKHFVELIQQPRAIMLLVPAGKPVDSAIASLLPHLDKGDIIIDGGNTYFTDTDRRFLELSEKGIHFFGMGISGGEKGARFGPAMMPGGDQKAYERLRPIFEAIAAKVDGEPCVEYLGNGSAGNYVKMVHNGIEYGIMQLISEIYDLMKRGYKLDDETIQKTFAEWNQTDDLRSYLIEITGNILRQKDEDGTQLINKISDWARSKGTGKWTSQNAMDLQVPVPTIDAAVNMRDMSKTKPERIEAAKKLVWNATDSNVSQSEAIAALKSSLFFSIVVTYAQGLAQLHTASKEYNYGLNLETVAKIWRGGCIIRATILEDFRKAYVAKSDLPNLLLDGGIASKLTENQSGMRAVIQFAVQQGLPVSGLMNSLAYFDAYRSANLPTNLIQAQRDYFGAHTYERIDKEGVFHTQWAE; this is encoded by the coding sequence ATGAACAAATTTGATTTTGGAATTGTAGGACTCGGTGTAATGGGCCGTAACTTACTTTTAAATATTGCTAGCCATAACTTCGCGGCAGCAGGTTTAGATTTAGATACAGAAAAAGTCAATTCTCTTCAGCAGGAAGCTGATGCAGATCATACTATTGAAGCAACTACAGATGTGAAGCATTTTGTAGAACTTATTCAACAGCCAAGAGCGATAATGTTATTGGTTCCTGCAGGAAAACCTGTTGATAGCGCTATTGCAAGCTTACTTCCTCATTTAGATAAAGGAGATATTATTATCGACGGTGGAAATACTTATTTCACTGATACCGACAGAAGATTTTTAGAATTATCTGAAAAAGGAATTCATTTCTTCGGAATGGGAATTTCTGGCGGTGAAAAAGGCGCACGCTTCGGTCCTGCTATGATGCCAGGTGGAGATCAAAAAGCTTACGAAAGACTTCGCCCTATTTTTGAAGCAATTGCTGCAAAAGTTGACGGAGAACCTTGTGTAGAATATTTAGGAAACGGTTCTGCTGGAAACTACGTAAAAATGGTTCACAACGGAATCGAGTACGGAATTATGCAGTTGATTTCTGAAATTTATGACCTAATGAAAAGAGGTTATAAATTGGATGATGAAACGATTCAGAAAACTTTTGCAGAATGGAATCAAACGGATGATTTAAGATCATATTTAATTGAAATTACTGGAAACATCTTAAGACAAAAAGATGAAGATGGAACTCAATTAATCAACAAAATCTCAGATTGGGCAAGATCTAAAGGTACAGGAAAATGGACTTCGCAAAATGCGATGGATTTACAAGTGCCAGTTCCTACTATTGACGCTGCAGTTAACATGCGCGATATGTCTAAAACAAAACCAGAAAGAATTGAAGCTGCTAAAAAATTAGTTTGGAATGCAACTGATTCTAATGTTTCTCAAAGCGAAGCAATTGCAGCTTTAAAATCGTCTTTGTTTTTCTCTATCGTTGTAACTTATGCACAAGGATTAGCGCAACTTCACACCGCTTCTAAAGAATACAATTATGGATTAAATCTAGAAACAGTTGCTAAAATCTGGCGTGGCGGATGTATCATTCGTGCTACAATTTTAGAAGATTTCAGAAAAGCATACGTTGCAAAATCAGATTTGCCAAACTTACTTTTAGATGGTGGAATTGCTTCAAAATTAACAGAAAACCAATCAGGAATGAGAGCTGTAATCCAGTTCGCCGTTCAACAAGGATTGCCTGTTTCTGGATTGATGAATTCGTTAGCGTATTTTGATGCTTACCGTTCTGCAAACTTGCCAACAAACCTAATTCAGGCACAACGTGATTATTTTGGAGCGCATACTTACGAACGTATCGACAAAGAAGGCGTTTTCCATACACAATGGGCTGAATAA
- a CDS encoding succinylglutamate desuccinylase/aspartoacylase family protein: MNYLKLLSIKLLLLLPFIGFSQNLEKIVKENIGKRTDTLVQFKIDSPYNYMPVTIISGKEKGPVFTIIAGIHGFEYPPITAVQELIKEIDPKKLKGTLVVVPIANVASFYKRTLFVNPLDGKNLNNAFPGSASGTITEQIANYITKEIIPLSDVFLDIHAGDANEDLLPFICYYNNTLEEKKTLLSSKLSEISGINHIVSYPYTITKTEPAKYAFKQASQNGKTALSIEAGKLGNVQTESVHLIKKAVYNMLNYMEMYNKGAAPVKNPSAVYLNNQEYVKADFNGIFHSTLKSGDYIQKGDKIGFISNEFGKVLSEIKFPANGVILYKIGTPPVNKNETVFCIGYSN; the protein is encoded by the coding sequence GTGAATTACTTAAAGCTTTTAAGCATAAAATTATTGCTGTTACTGCCCTTTATTGGTTTTAGTCAAAATCTAGAAAAAATAGTAAAAGAAAACATCGGAAAAAGAACAGATACTTTAGTTCAATTTAAAATAGATTCGCCTTATAACTATATGCCCGTAACTATTATTTCGGGAAAAGAAAAAGGACCAGTTTTTACCATAATTGCAGGAATTCACGGTTTTGAATATCCACCAATAACAGCTGTTCAGGAATTAATTAAGGAAATTGATCCTAAAAAGTTAAAAGGAACTTTGGTTGTGGTTCCAATTGCGAATGTTGCTTCGTTTTATAAAAGAACACTGTTTGTAAATCCGCTTGACGGAAAAAATCTTAATAATGCTTTTCCAGGTTCAGCATCTGGAACTATTACTGAGCAGATTGCTAATTATATAACTAAGGAAATAATTCCGCTTTCAGATGTTTTTCTGGATATTCATGCGGGAGATGCTAATGAAGATTTGTTGCCTTTTATTTGCTATTACAATAATACTTTAGAAGAAAAGAAAACACTTTTAAGCAGTAAACTTTCTGAGATTTCAGGAATTAATCACATTGTTTCTTATCCGTATACGATTACTAAAACTGAGCCTGCAAAATATGCTTTTAAACAAGCTTCGCAAAACGGAAAAACTGCTTTGAGCATTGAAGCAGGAAAGTTAGGAAATGTGCAGACAGAATCTGTTCATTTAATTAAAAAAGCGGTCTATAATATGTTGAATTATATGGAAATGTACAATAAAGGTGCAGCTCCTGTGAAAAATCCATCAGCCGTTTATTTGAATAATCAAGAATATGTAAAAGCAGACTTTAATGGAATTTTTCACAGTACTTTGAAAAGTGGAGATTACATTCAAAAAGGAGATAAAATCGGATTTATTTCTAATGAATTTGGAAAGGTTTTGAGTGAAATAAAATTTCCGGCAAACGGAGTTATTTTGTATAAAATCGGGACACCACCAGTAAATAAGAATGAAACTGTTTTTTGTATTGGGTATTCAAATTGA
- the pgl gene encoding 6-phosphogluconolactonase, which translates to MIQIYNNTEEINTVAADLFVESAQKAIAANGKFTAVLTGGSSPAGIYKLLASDAYKNKIDWSKVYIFWGDERWVPLNDDLSNAKMSYSTLLSHVPIPQENIFEMYKDGVTPEEYAVTYEEIIKKILGEEGKFDLILLGMGDDGHTASLFPGEAVLEEQTKWVDAYYLAPQKMYRITLTAPLINKAEKIVVVAFGEKKVHALKEVTTGEFNPTLYPMQLIKPVSGELLFLVDKVAAGQN; encoded by the coding sequence ATGATACAGATTTACAATAACACCGAAGAAATCAATACAGTTGCGGCAGATTTATTCGTAGAATCGGCTCAGAAAGCAATTGCTGCAAATGGCAAATTTACTGCCGTGCTTACTGGAGGTTCTTCTCCAGCAGGAATCTATAAATTATTAGCTTCTGATGCTTATAAAAATAAAATAGACTGGAGTAAAGTTTATATTTTTTGGGGAGATGAAAGATGGGTTCCATTAAACGATGATTTGAGTAATGCTAAAATGTCTTACTCGACATTATTAAGCCACGTTCCGATTCCGCAAGAAAACATTTTTGAAATGTACAAAGACGGCGTTACACCTGAAGAATATGCCGTTACTTACGAAGAAATCATTAAAAAGATTTTAGGAGAAGAAGGTAAATTTGACTTGATTTTATTAGGTATGGGAGACGACGGACACACGGCTTCTCTTTTCCCTGGTGAAGCTGTTTTAGAAGAACAAACCAAATGGGTTGACGCCTATTATTTAGCTCCGCAGAAAATGTACAGAATTACGCTGACTGCCCCATTAATCAATAAAGCAGAAAAAATTGTGGTTGTGGCTTTTGGCGAAAAGAAAGTTCATGCTTTGAAAGAAGTTACAACTGGAGAGTTTAATCCAACACTTTATCCAATGCAATTGATTAAACCCGTTTCTGGAGAATTGCTGTTTTTGGTAGATAAAGTTGCTGCTGGACAGAATTAA
- the zwf gene encoding glucose-6-phosphate dehydrogenase: MTKNKLKNPTIIVIFGGTGDLAKRKLFPAFQNLYLDGRMSEKFQIIALGRAEKTNEDFRSYVAENLNLFSRRKGIDDPETEKFLSHITYHSLDIDKEESYIGLNEKINNFDLAFGERANRLFYLSITPSFISTISSNIKKIGLAANPKQDRIIIEKPFGYDKTSAIELNEMLSQTFKEEQIYRIDHYLGKETVQNILAFRFGNSMFEPLWSRNFIDFVQITVAEEVGVEERGGFYEGVGALKDMIQNHLLQILCMTAMEAPASLNADDIRNRKADVLKSIRRIKPDEVDHYIVRGQYDAGEIKGVPVPGYRQDKGIAPDSNTETYVAMKIYLDNWRWQGIPFYLRSGKRMEEKQSSIIIQFKPVPHSSFSYGKEGMTPNRLIINIQPSMDIKLQFMTKKPGLSMSLRPAEMVFDYFACSTMSPEAYETLIADALLGDPTLFMRWDQVEEAWDAIDTIQQVWKTTAPKNFPNYKAGSWGPEEADELLARQGHKWIPNTQTKKEEEVLNDTDLQ, encoded by the coding sequence ATGACTAAAAATAAACTAAAGAATCCAACAATCATTGTTATTTTTGGAGGAACCGGAGATTTGGCAAAGAGAAAGCTCTTTCCCGCATTTCAAAATCTGTACCTTGACGGACGTATGTCTGAAAAGTTTCAGATAATTGCTCTTGGAAGAGCAGAAAAAACCAATGAGGATTTTCGCAGTTATGTCGCAGAAAACCTAAATCTTTTTTCAAGAAGAAAAGGAATTGATGATCCAGAAACTGAAAAATTTCTTTCGCACATAACCTACCATAGTCTTGATATTGACAAAGAAGAATCGTATATCGGATTGAATGAAAAAATCAACAATTTCGATCTGGCTTTTGGCGAACGTGCCAATCGTCTTTTCTATCTTTCTATTACGCCTTCTTTTATTTCAACGATTTCAAGCAACATCAAAAAAATCGGACTTGCGGCAAACCCGAAACAAGATCGTATTATTATTGAAAAACCTTTTGGATACGATAAAACATCTGCAATTGAATTGAATGAAATGCTTTCGCAGACTTTCAAAGAAGAGCAGATTTATAGAATCGACCATTATTTAGGTAAAGAGACAGTTCAGAATATTTTGGCTTTCCGTTTTGGAAATTCAATGTTTGAACCTTTATGGAGTCGTAATTTCATTGATTTTGTACAAATTACCGTTGCAGAAGAAGTCGGCGTTGAAGAACGAGGCGGATTTTACGAAGGTGTTGGAGCATTAAAAGATATGATTCAGAACCATTTGCTTCAAATTTTATGTATGACAGCTATGGAAGCGCCTGCATCTTTAAATGCAGATGATATCCGTAACCGAAAAGCAGATGTTTTAAAATCAATCCGTCGTATAAAACCAGATGAAGTAGATCATTATATTGTTAGAGGTCAATACGATGCTGGAGAAATAAAAGGCGTTCCTGTTCCAGGATATCGTCAAGATAAAGGCATTGCACCAGATTCTAATACAGAAACTTACGTAGCAATGAAGATTTATTTGGACAACTGGAGATGGCAGGGAATTCCGTTTTACTTGCGTTCTGGAAAAAGAATGGAAGAAAAACAATCTTCTATCATTATTCAGTTTAAACCAGTTCCGCATTCTTCATTTTCTTATGGAAAAGAAGGAATGACACCAAATAGATTGATTATCAACATTCAACCTTCAATGGACATTAAACTGCAGTTTATGACCAAAAAACCAGGCTTGTCAATGTCTTTAAGACCTGCAGAAATGGTTTTTGATTATTTTGCCTGTTCAACAATGTCACCAGAAGCATACGAAACATTAATTGCAGATGCATTATTAGGCGATCCTACTCTATTTATGCGTTGGGATCAGGTGGAAGAAGCTTGGGACGCAATTGATACCATTCAGCAAGTTTGGAAAACAACTGCTCCAAAGAATTTCCCAAATTACAAAGCAGGAAGCTGGGGACCTGAAGAAGCTGACGAATTGTTGGCTCGCCAAGGACACAAATGGATTCCGAATACACAAACAAAAAAAGAAGAAGAAGTTTTAAATGATACAGATTTACAATAA
- a CDS encoding TolC family protein, with amino-acid sequence MKEILNQYKNADVQFLRTTKSALVIIAISLLTACSAPKVSTKLDAAKLPENFDAQRKEAVTNDFIPLKTETFFKDPKLEQLLKKAIAKNPDYLIMQERILIANSHLKVAKLALLPSLDLVADASGTHYGKYTMDGVGNYDTNFSQNITEKQRINEDVTPNLFLGGKVSWEADIWGKLSNRKKAAQQRFFASQQGMRLLQTRLLGDVADLYFKLIALDKQATIYDDNLKTQERALDIVSAQRSVGKATELAVQQFNAQNNNIHAEASELKLSIDQTEKALLTLLGEYGGKIDRSSDFLAGHLEVLNQKISVDSIIHKRPDVSEAYFELLASNADAKSARAAFFPTVNLGGYAGFNSFSFNTLFDAGSFAWQILGGLTAPVFNKGQIKQEFYVSNRRQEISFLQYQNSVTTAFNELSALLHRNEAYEDVLKYKLKEIDHLEIAVNVSNDLYLSGYANYLEIISAQQNKLQAELDFVDIQLRNANSQVLLYKALGGGVN; translated from the coding sequence ATGAAAGAGATATTAAATCAATATAAAAATGCTGATGTACAGTTTCTAAGGACAACCAAAAGTGCCTTAGTAATAATCGCAATTTCACTTTTGACAGCTTGTTCTGCACCAAAAGTCAGTACAAAATTAGACGCTGCAAAACTTCCAGAAAATTTTGATGCACAAAGAAAAGAAGCTGTAACTAATGACTTTATTCCCTTAAAAACAGAAACGTTTTTTAAAGATCCGAAATTAGAACAATTACTTAAAAAGGCGATTGCTAAAAATCCTGATTATTTAATTATGCAGGAAAGAATCCTGATTGCCAATTCGCATTTAAAAGTCGCAAAACTGGCACTTCTTCCCTCTTTAGATCTTGTGGCTGATGCTTCTGGAACTCATTACGGAAAGTATACAATGGATGGAGTTGGAAATTACGATACTAACTTTTCGCAGAATATTACCGAAAAACAAAGAATCAATGAAGATGTTACTCCTAACCTATTTTTGGGCGGAAAAGTTTCTTGGGAAGCTGATATTTGGGGAAAATTAAGCAATCGTAAAAAAGCAGCGCAACAGCGATTTTTTGCTTCACAACAAGGAATGCGTTTATTGCAAACGCGTCTTTTGGGCGATGTTGCCGATTTGTATTTCAAACTTATCGCTTTAGACAAACAAGCTACAATTTATGATGACAACTTAAAAACGCAAGAAAGAGCACTTGATATTGTTTCGGCACAAAGATCTGTGGGAAAAGCTACAGAACTAGCTGTACAACAGTTTAATGCACAAAACAATAATATTCATGCTGAAGCTTCAGAATTGAAGTTAAGCATTGATCAAACTGAAAAAGCTTTATTGACGCTTTTGGGAGAATATGGCGGAAAAATAGACCGAAGCAGCGATTTCTTAGCTGGTCATTTAGAGGTTTTAAACCAAAAAATAAGTGTGGATTCTATCATTCATAAAAGACCCGATGTTTCTGAAGCTTATTTTGAATTATTGGCAAGCAATGCTGATGCGAAATCGGCTCGTGCGGCCTTTTTTCCGACTGTAAATTTGGGAGGTTATGCAGGTTTTAATTCGTTTTCATTCAACACTTTATTTGACGCAGGTTCTTTCGCTTGGCAGATTTTGGGCGGATTAACTGCTCCTGTTTTCAACAAAGGTCAGATTAAACAGGAATTTTATGTTTCGAATAGAAGACAAGAAATTTCTTTTCTTCAATATCAAAATAGTGTAACAACGGCTTTTAACGAATTGAGCGCATTATTGCACAGAAATGAAGCTTACGAAGATGTTTTGAAATACAAACTGAAAGAAATTGATCATCTTGAAATTGCTGTAAATGTTTCGAATGATTTGTACTTAAGCGGTTATGCCAATTATTTGGAAATCATTAGCGCACAGCAAAATAAACTGCAGGCAGAACTAGATTTTGTAGATA
- a CDS encoding efflux RND transporter permease subunit → MIELFIRRKILSLIISVMIVLLGMLALFQLPITQFPDIVPPSVTVTAKYTGANAEVSANAVALPLERAINGVPGMTYMSTVTSNDGLTLIQVFFEVGTDPDLAAVNVQNRVTTILDELPEEVIRAGVTTEKEVNSMLMYLNITSTDKTQDEQFIFNFTDINILQELKRIDGVGRAEIMGQKEYSMRVWLDPQKMLSYNISANEVINSLQKQNISAAPGKVGEGSGQMNNQLQYVIKYGGKFFEPKQYEEIPLRANADGTILRLKDISKIEFGAMSYGMVSKTDGKPSASIMLKQRPGSNASEVIASVKEKMAELKGSSFPPGMEFNIAYDVSRFLDASIHEVLRTLVEAFILVAFVVFLFLQDWRSTLIPVLAVPVALIGSFTFMSMMGFSINLLTLFALVLSIGIVVDNAIVVVEAVHVKISEEHMSPMEATISAMKEITGAVIAITIVMAAVFIPVAFLSGPVGVFYRQFSLTMAISIVISGINALTLTPALCAIMLKAHDPNKEKKSLLDRFFHRFNNWFDNITSKYIKVLVKFADRNTVTVGLLVLFCVLTWGTTKFLASGFIPTEDQGMVYVSVTTPQGATVERTEKALDEVTRIAKGIKGVDNVTTLAGYSIVTEIAGASYGMGMINLKDWSERDISVTEFMAELTEKTKGISDAQIEIFAPPTVPGFGNTSGFELRLLDKSGGSITNTDKVTKEFIKELNASPEIQNSFSSFDATFPQYLIHIDYDLAAKKGISVDNAMSTLQTMLGSFYATNFIRFSQMYKVMVQASPQFRQNPESILDMYLKNDKGEMIPFSTFIKLERVYGPEVLTRYNMYMSAMINGEPAEGYSSGDAIAAVEKIAAEKLPSRFELEWSGMTREEILSGNQTIYIFALCILFVYLLLAAQYESLLLPFPVLLSLPVGVFGSYIALVMVGLDNNIYAQVALVMLIGLLAKNAILIVEFAMAQNKLGRDIVEAAIEGARLRFRPILMTSFAFISGLIPLCIASGAGAIGNRSIGTAAAGGMLIGTVFGLLIIPGLYILFAKLEKRVSKS, encoded by the coding sequence ATGATAGAGTTATTTATCAGAAGGAAAATATTGTCGTTAATTATCTCGGTAATGATAGTCCTTTTGGGAATGCTGGCGTTGTTTCAGCTTCCCATAACCCAATTCCCCGATATTGTACCACCGTCTGTAACCGTTACAGCAAAATATACAGGAGCCAACGCAGAGGTTTCTGCCAATGCCGTCGCCCTTCCGCTCGAAAGAGCCATAAATGGAGTTCCCGGAATGACTTATATGTCTACCGTTACCTCTAATGATGGTTTGACTTTAATTCAGGTTTTCTTTGAAGTAGGAACCGATCCCGATCTGGCTGCCGTAAACGTTCAAAATCGTGTAACAACAATTTTGGATGAACTTCCTGAAGAAGTTATTCGTGCCGGAGTTACAACTGAAAAAGAGGTAAATAGTATGTTGATGTATTTGAACATTACAAGTACCGATAAAACTCAAGATGAGCAGTTTATCTTCAACTTTACCGATATTAATATTCTTCAGGAATTAAAGCGTATTGACGGTGTCGGTCGTGCCGAAATTATGGGACAAAAAGAATATTCGATGCGTGTTTGGTTAGATCCGCAGAAAATGCTTTCGTATAATATTTCAGCAAATGAAGTCATTAATTCGCTTCAAAAGCAGAACATTTCGGCCGCTCCAGGAAAAGTTGGTGAAGGTTCAGGACAAATGAACAATCAGCTACAATACGTAATTAAATACGGCGGGAAATTTTTCGAACCTAAACAATACGAAGAAATTCCTTTAAGAGCCAACGCTGACGGAACGATTTTAAGATTAAAAGATATTTCTAAAATCGAATTTGGTGCGATGAGTTACGGAATGGTTTCTAAAACCGACGGGAAACCTTCTGCATCGATCATGCTAAAACAGCGTCCAGGCTCAAATGCATCAGAAGTAATTGCAAGTGTAAAAGAAAAAATGGCAGAATTGAAAGGTTCTTCATTTCCTCCCGGAATGGAATTTAACATTGCTTATGACGTTTCTCGTTTTCTTGATGCTTCGATTCATGAAGTATTAAGAACTTTGGTTGAAGCGTTTATTTTAGTGGCGTTTGTGGTTTTCCTTTTCCTTCAAGATTGGAGATCGACTTTAATTCCGGTTTTAGCAGTTCCTGTCGCGCTTATCGGTTCGTTTACTTTTATGTCGATGATGGGATTCTCGATCAACTTATTGACGCTCTTCGCTTTAGTACTTTCTATCGGAATTGTGGTCGATAACGCCATTGTCGTCGTCGAAGCCGTTCACGTAAAAATCTCCGAAGAACATATGTCGCCAATGGAAGCTACAATTAGTGCGATGAAAGAAATTACGGGAGCTGTAATCGCTATTACGATTGTTATGGCAGCCGTATTTATTCCAGTTGCATTTTTGAGTGGTCCAGTTGGAGTTTTCTACAGGCAGTTCTCATTGACAATGGCAATTAGTATTGTGATTTCAGGTATTAATGCGCTTACCCTTACTCCTGCTCTTTGTGCTATAATGCTAAAAGCGCACGATCCTAATAAAGAGAAAAAATCATTATTGGATAGATTCTTCCATAGATTCAATAATTGGTTCGATAATATCACTTCAAAATACATCAAAGTATTAGTAAAATTTGCCGATCGTAATACTGTTACAGTTGGTTTATTGGTTCTGTTTTGTGTTTTAACTTGGGGAACTACAAAATTCTTAGCATCTGGATTTATTCCGACAGAAGATCAAGGAATGGTTTATGTAAGCGTTACAACGCCACAAGGCGCAACGGTAGAACGTACTGAAAAAGCTTTAGATGAAGTAACAAGAATCGCAAAAGGAATTAAAGGTGTTGATAACGTTACTACCCTTGCTGGATACAGTATTGTTACTGAAATTGCTGGAGCTTCGTACGGAATGGGAATGATCAACTTAAAAGATTGGAGCGAACGTGATATTTCTGTAACGGAATTTATGGCAGAACTTACCGAAAAAACAAAAGGAATTTCTGATGCTCAAATCGAGATTTTTGCTCCGCCAACTGTTCCAGGTTTTGGTAACACGAGTGGTTTTGAGCTTCGTTTATTAGATAAATCTGGAGGAAGTATTACCAACACCGATAAAGTAACTAAAGAATTCATCAAAGAATTGAATGCTTCGCCAGAAATTCAGAATTCATTTTCGAGTTTTGATGCCACTTTTCCTCAGTATTTAATTCACATAGATTATGATCTTGCGGCTAAAAAAGGAATTTCGGTAGACAATGCCATGAGTACTTTACAGACTATGTTAGGTTCTTTTTACGCGACTAATTTTATTCGTTTTTCTCAAATGTATAAAGTAATGGTTCAAGCTAGTCCGCAATTTCGTCAAAATCCAGAAAGCATTTTGGATATGTATTTGAAAAATGATAAAGGAGAAATGATTCCTTTTTCAACATTTATCAAATTAGAAAGAGTTTACGGTCCAGAGGTTTTAACACGTTACAATATGTACATGTCAGCAATGATTAACGGTGAACCTGCTGAAGGTTATAGTTCTGGAGATGCCATTGCCGCTGTTGAAAAAATTGCTGCCGAAAAACTGCCAAGCCGTTTTGAATTGGAATGGTCTGGTATGACACGTGAAGAGATCTTATCAGGAAACCAAACCATCTATATTTTTGCACTTTGTATACTATTCGTATACTTATTGCTTGCGGCACAATACGAAAGTTTGCTGCTTCCCTTCCCTGTTTTATTAAGTCTTCCTGTTGGAGTTTTCGGTTCTTACATCGCGCTTGTAATGGTCGGATTAGACAATAATATTTATGCTCAAGTGGCGCTCGTCATGCTGATTGGTCTGCTCGCCAAAAATGCCATTCTGATTGTAGAATTTGCCATGGCGCAAAACAAACTCGGACGTGATATTGTCGAAGCCGCAATTGAAGGTGCCAGACTTCGTTTCCGTCCAATTTTGATGACTTCGTTTGCTTTTATTTCAGGATTGATTCCGCTATGTATTGCCTCTGGCGCGGGTGCAATTGGTAACCGTTCAATCGGAACAGCAGCGGCTGGAGGAATGTTGATTGGAACTGTATTTGGTCTCTTGATTATTCCTGGACTTTATATACTGTTTGCAAAATTGGAAAAACGAGTGAGTAAATCTTAA